One genomic region from Cryptococcus neoformans var. grubii H99 chromosome 10, complete sequence encodes:
- a CDS encoding dihydrodipicolinate synthase: MTANGFSDNVSKFSNPRGRVGFDMSGITPAPVTPFNENGSVDYEAIQRIGSWLASVDGVKGLVVLGHAGEGTFLTSEEQAEVIKAFVKSVNNEIPIIAGITREGNYVAGLEAKRAREAGAAAGLLYPSHGWLRFGYQTGAPQVRYKEVYEASGLPLILFQYPDNTKATYDLKTQLDILAQPGVFAMKNGVRNMRRWDREIPVIRKARPDTYILTCHDEYLLHTAFDVDGMLVGYGGIAPELLFELLNAGKAQDYKKARAIHDQLLPVTAAVYHRGSHMEGTVALKHALVARGILKHATIRGTLLPLPEGADREIYEAISAAKITKVQQ; this comes from the exons ATGACCGCCAACGGTTTCTCCGACAACGTTTCCAAGTTCTCTAACCCCCGAGGCCGAGTCGGCTTCGACATGAGTGGTATCACTCCCGCTCCC GTCACTCCTTTCAACGAGAACGGCTCGGTCGACTACGAGGCTATCCAGCGTATCGGATCTTGGCTTGCGTCCGTCGACGGTGTCAAGGGTCTGGTCGTTCTCGGCCACGCCGGTGAGGGTACCTTCCTCACCTCGGAGGAGCAGGCAGAGGTCATCAAGGCTTTTGTCAAGTCGGTCAACAACGAGATCCCCATCATTGCCGGTATCACCCGAGAAGGTAACTACGTTGCTGGTCTCGAGGCGAAGCGCGCAAGGGAGGCTGGTGCCGCTGCGGGTCTGCTCTACCCTTCGCACGGATGGCTCCGATTCGGCTACCAGACCGGTGCCCCCCAGGTTCGTTACAAGGAGGTCTACGAGGCCTCTGGTCTccccctcatcctcttccaataCCCCGACAACACTAAGGCAACTTACGACTTGAAGACCCAGCTCGATATCCTTGCCCAACCCGGTGTCTTCGCCA TGAAGAATGGTGTCCGAAATATGCGACGATGGGACCGAGAGATCCCCGTCATCAGGAAGGCACGACCCGACACCTACATCCTCACTTGCCACGACGAATACCTCCTCCACACCGCTTTCGACGTCGACGGTATGCTCGTCGGTTACGGCGGTATCGCTCCCGAACTTCTCTTTGAGCTCCTCAACGCCGGTAAAGCTCAGGACTACAAGAAGGCTCGGGCTATCCACGATCAGCTCCTTCCCGTCACCGCCGCTGTCTACCACCGTGGCTCGCACATGGAGGGCACCGTCGCTCTCAAGCATGCCCTTGTCGCCCGTGGCATTCTCAAACACGCCACCATCCGAGGTACTCTTTTGCCCCTCCCCGAGGGTGCCGACAGGGAGATCTATGAGGCAATCTCTGCTGCAAAAATCACCAAGGTCCAGCAATAG
- a CDS encoding exosome complex component MTR3, animal type: MSIFDRRRIPAPEISIPPVYESLSGDAQAGPSTRTDRTDQESRPIFLKTGLISQAHGSGYIEAGGVKIACSVYGPRPKPPPYSPQGTLNLEVKFAPFASDPRRAPLRDTEPLPLSNLLTQLLLPTLHLHLLPKSSIDVYLLVLESDTLTNVLSAGLTVASAAVADAGIEMAALGVGGAVASIGGDEKQGRRRVVIDPSLEEEKQSDVKVMVGTMPALGKMTNVWLTGEAEVDEACNMIEQAIEASRETHSILAEALVEGAGERGIAAA; this comes from the exons ATGTCCATTTTTGACCGCCGCCGTATCCCAGCACCCGAAATATCCATCCCTCCTGTCTATGAATCCCTTTCCGGCGATGCTCAAGCAGGTCCTTCTACCCGGACAGACAGAACTGACCAGGAGTCAAGACCGATAT TCTTAAAGACGGGGTTGATCAGTCAGGCGCATGGCAGCGGATATATAGAAGCTGGGGGTGTCAAGATTGCTTGCTCCGT TTACGGACCCAGACCCAAACCTCCTCCATACTCCCCTCAAGGTACCCTCAACCTTGAAGTAAAATTTGCCCCATTTGCCTCGGACCCTCGCCGTGCGCCTTTACGT GATACCGAACCGCTTCCCTTATCCAATCTTCTAACTCAACTTCTCCTCCCTACgcttcatctccacctccttcccaAATCATCCATTGACGTCtacctccttgtcctcgaATCTGATACCCTCACCAACGTCCTCTCTGCAGGGCTGACTGTCGCTTCGGCAGCGGTAGCCGATGCCGGGATTGAGATGGCCGCTTTGGGTGTGGGAGGAGCGGTAGCGAGCATCGGAGGGGATGAGAAGCAAGGCAGGAGAAGGGTGGTGATTGACCCgagtttggaagaggagaagcaaAGCGATGTCAAGGTTATGGTTGGGACGATGCCAGCTCTGGGTAAGATGACGAATGTATGGTTGACCGGAGAAGCCGAAGTGGATGAGGCTTGTAAC ATGATTGAGCAGGCCATCGAGGCATCTAGAGAAACACACAGCATCCTCGCCGAGGCTTTGGTCGAAGGGGCCGGAGAACGAGGTATAGCAGCTGCATAG
- a CDS encoding MFS transporter, translated as MSYLDNHHIAPAVTNIINPPAGGLESTQSRTDSISKAYVEHAEDVEKVSEVHDIDTKADHFGTNTEYSKEERTLLRKLDWHIMPIVFCMYFMNKLDQNAIANARLNSFEKDLGLTGNQFNICVSVLYAGYTLIQIPSNMLMATKKVRPSLWMSCWMMAWAIVSASTAAVHNFSGAFVVRFLLGFAEAPFYPGAIYMLSLFYTRREIATRISILYSANIVATACAGLISAATFATLGGVHGLAGWRWLFIILGVVTFGVSIIAIWLLPDHPLTTSWLSPEERELAHLRMERDTVGLQESKGTLIGLKQAAADPKLWLLTLLQTLHLAACGFNSFFPTVVKTLGYSTTITLVITCPPYLVAGAFSVALAWSSGRRNERSIHITLGMIVALVGFIMAAASLNTAVRFISLFLFATGAYSANSIIIGWVAATCGQTPEKKAGALSIMNCIAMASFIYTPYLYPASDSPRYLMAMSANAAFVTGVIICTWTMRFWLQQVNKKLRSGDATARLLYAY; from the exons ATGTCGTACCTCGACAATCACCACATTGCTCCGGCGGTCACTAATATCATCAACCCCCCTGCCGGTGGTCTCGAGTCTACCCAGAGTCGCACCGACTCCATCAGCAAGGCCTACGTTGAACACGCCGAGGACGTTGAGAAAGTTTCAGAGGTCCACGATATCGATACCAAGGCCGACCATTTCGGTACCAACACCGAGTACtcaaaagaggaaagaacTTTGCTACGCAAGCTCGACTGGCACATTATGCCCATTGTCTTCTGCATGTACTTCATGAACAAGCTCGACCAGAATGCCATTGCCAACGCTCGACTCAACTCTTTTGAGAAGGACCTCGGTCTCACTGGCAACCAGTTCAACATCTGTGTCTCCGTTCTCTACGCCGGCTACACCCTGATCCAG ATTCCCTCAAACATGTTGATGGCGACCAAGAAGGTTCGACCCTCCCTCTGGATGTCCTGCTGGATGAT GGCATGGGCCATTGTCTCTGCTTCCACTGCTGCCGTTCACAACTTCTCGGGTGCTTTCGTCGTCCGATTCCTGCTCGGTTTTGCCGAAGCTCCTTTCTACCCCGGTGCCATCTACATGCTTTCGTTGTTCTACACCCGTAGAGAGATTGCCACTCGTATTTCTATCCTTTACA GTGCCAACATTGTCGCAACTGCTTGCGCCGGCCTGATCAGTGCTGCTACTTTTGCAACTCTCGGAGGTGTCCACGGATTGGCGGGCTGGAGAtggctcttcatcatcctcggtGTTGTCACGTTCGGTGTTTCCATCATTGCCATCTGGCTCCTGCCAGATCACCCGCTCACGACTAGCTGGCTCTCGCCCGAGGAGCGGGAACTTGCCCACCTCCGAATGGAACGAGACACCGTCGGCCTCCAGGAGAGCAAGGGCACGCTTATCGGACTCAAGCAGGCCGCCGCCGACCCCAAGCTCTGGTTGCTCACTCTGCTTCAGACCTTGCACCTTGCTGCTTGCGGCTtcaactctttcttccctaCCGTTGTCAAGACCCTCGGCTACAGTACCACCATTACCCTTGTCATCACCTGCCCCCCTTACCTTGTTGCCGGCGCCTTCAGTGTCGCCCTCGCTTGGTCTTCTGGTCGACGAAACGAGAGGTCGATACACATTACTCTTGGAATGATCGTCGCCCTTGTCGGTTTTATCATGGCCGCTGCTTCCCTCAACACTGCTGTCCGattcatctctctctttctctttgccACTGGTGCTTACTCGGCCAACTCAATCATCATCGGATGGGTCGCTGCCACCTGCGGTCAAACGCCAGAGAAAAAGGCCGGTGCTCTTTCGATCATGAACTGCATTGCAATGGCTTCTTTCATCTACACACCGTATCTTTACCCTGCATCCGACAGTCCCCGATATCTCATGGCCATGTCTGCCAATGCGGCTTTCGTGACGGGTGTCATTATCTGCACTTGGACCATGCGATTCTGGCTTCAGCAGGTCAACAAGAAGCTCAGGAGCGGAGATGCAACCGCCCGTCTGTTGTACGCATACTAA
- a CDS encoding small nuclear ribonucleoprotein B and B', translated as MPPPKAKHSKMVTLLHYRLKVTLNDGRSLVGQMLAYDKHMNFVLAECEEFRTVKGKKSKSSSNEPAPTTQQKRTLGLVILRGETIVSVSVEGPPPVQKEEPSLIPGPGKGMAAGRGMPLGAGAPGAMAARPMAYARPPPGFPAGVPGLPPGMPPGFPPAGGLPPGMPPAGMPPGFRPPGFPGAPAGMPPGFPPAGQMPPGFRPPQ; from the exons ATG CCTC CTCCTAAAGCCAAACATTCCAAGATGGTGACTTTACTTCATTACAGACTCAAGGTTACCCT TAACGACGGTCGATCTCTTGTCGGTCAAATGTTGGCGTATGACAAGCACATGAACTTTGTGCTTGCCGAGTGTGAAGAATTTAGGACTGTCAAG GGAAAGAAGTCCAAGAGCTCCTCCAACGAGCCCGCTCCCACGACACAACAAAAACGAACTCTTGGTCTTGTCATCCTCCGAGGCGAGACTATTGTCTCCGTCTCTGTCGAAGGTCCTCCTCCAGTGCAAAAAGAGGAGCCCAGTTTGATTCCTGGTCCTGGTAAGGGTATGGCCGCCGGAAGAGGGATGCCCCTTGGTGCTG GTGCTCCCGGCGCGATGGCTGCTCGACCGATGGCGTATGCTCGACCCCCTCCTGGATTCCCTGCCGGCGTCCCCGGTCTTCCCCCTGGAATGCCCCCTGGATTCCCACCTGCAGGTGGATTGCCACCTGGAATGCCTCCCGCTGG TATGCCTCCTGGATTCCGACCGCCTGGATTCCCTGGTGCGCCCGCGGGGATGCCACCTGGGTTCCCTCCTGCTGGTCAGATGCCTCCTGG GTTCCGTCCTCCGCAATAA
- a CDS encoding RalA-binding protein 1: MSASPLPPHLNRPSAYPHISPKSHSRASPTNSPKTGNSPRSSPRASTGMLDFEGVIRLHSGDLKKALESVVSDRNNLLSQNTQLWKLIEKQRSQCAQFASDNDRLRQDRERANSRLIAAGLEPVGPLKKLNSFSSVTGLGISANVPQIRGNHSDREDVPVIAESKEEGPGLGSPKELQPTGLLPSAIPDRKLRRESHIGLPPDSSLSMPFTDSPQSTSHSIHSLSTPFHSAEPSPLLATSPRMTGREEGGVVPPPSSRALAASLAASSPLTQSPARPTILQSTTREHSIESVEKLPSPIPVSVSVPLQSPSQSVRSETMSPSFSVSETTLVSSFTLDNAPRPSIDSSISIPLTRETTLRQSIDQTPQPKRQQSYSAEPPRLPTSSTRPLSPSLLPHARITIPSSTVFPNASGREVLCFIVEITLRPPNAQPITWNVAKLFTAFIDLDAKIKVTANRSRKEWKQIVTPLPESKSWKDFAPSKIDQRKTALEAYLQSLLVAPISDKSDLCHFLSTDPVQAKKNDARKEGYLTKKGKNFGGWKTRYFVLDGPVMKYYESRGGNHLGSIVITNAQIGRQNRPVDSSDERHLRHAFLIIEAGKKGTSHRHILCAESDMERDRWVDILVKHVDPKAMSSTQPVPTATASAPTSALALDVAPAPIPASQPSAVPATTTATTQNQAISGLRRKPSQLLKQGKDVIVTSSRPLSSMSKDSKFSDAPSPSIYNNMESQLPAQSQSSVAYSATQSFTPQVVQSPIEESVSSQQLPSRKPSGPVQNHRQPWGSDSSVVQGISPSSEAPPQFSEPASRANKRQSIMPGRPSVSLPPHNFLNTPSTLSLGVTSPIVEKERDRKAKSRGFWGFGRSTEKAIKPVFGVPLTDSIAVANVAGLPAIVFRCIEYLEAKKAEDEEGIYRLSGSSAVIKGLKEKFDDQGDIKLLVADEHWDPHAIAGLLKTFLRDLPTSLLTRELHGRFLAVMDFVEPSERIAELAHLVSELPLPNYALLRALVAHLILIVQNSALNKMTLRNIGIVFSPTLGIPAGIFSEMITHFGSIFDDEVETFNTRAEEDTGPGSAQFEHADETVKRKRSSLSCQAGEVDAMLGLSGSHLKTSNEDSRSVSSSDDLASEYHSSDINHSTTSSIPVAGYQGRAPIQSRG; this comes from the exons ATGTCTGCTTCACCTCTCCCACCTCATCTCAACCGTCCATCTGCCTATCCTCACATCTCACCCAAATCTCACTCTCGGGCGTCGCCAACAAACTCTCCAAAAACAGGTAACAGTCCAAGATCGAGTCCCAGAGCGTCCACAGGGATGTTAGATTTTGAAGGTGTGATAAGGTTACATAGCGGAGATTTGAAAAAGGCGCTGGAAAGTGTTGTATCGGACAGAAATAACCTT CTCTCTCAAAATACCCAGCTCTGGAAGCTTATTGAGAAACAACGATCTCAATGTGCTCAATTCGCTTCTGATAACGACCGCCTTCGGCAAGATCGAGAGCGTGCCAATTCTCGCTTGATAGCAGCTGGATTGGAGCCCGTGGGGCCTCTCAAAAAGCTCAATTCCTTTTCAAGCGTAACGGGATTAGGTATCAGCGCTAACGTTCCTCAGATTAGGGGGAATCATTCTGATCGAGAGGATGTACCCGTCATTGCTGAGAgtaaggaagaaggaccGGGATTGGGTTCCCCCAAGGAGCTGCAGCCTACAGGACTGTTGCCCTCTGCCATACCGGATCGCAAgctgagaagagaaagccATATCGGTCTTCCTCCAGATTCCTCCTTGTCGATGCCCTTTACCGACTCTCCTCAAAGCACATCCCATTCTATTCACTCTCTATCAACTCCTTTCCATAGCGCGGAGCCCTCACCACTACTTGCGACCAGTCCAAGAATGACgggcagagaagaaggtggtgtCGTACCTCCCCCGTCCTCCAGGGCTTTGGCTGCTTCCTTGGCtgcatcatctcctttgACCCAGAGTCCAGCGCGACCTACGATTCTTCAATCGACCACACGGGAACATTCGATCGAATCCGTAGAAAAACTCCCTAGCCCTATTCCTGTCTCCGTTTCTGTACCTCTCCAATCCCCTTCCCAATCTGTTCGGTCAGAAACAATGTCTCCTAGTTTTTCTGTATCGGAAACGACGTTGGTCTCTAGCTTTACATTGGACAACGCTCCGCGACCCTCTATAGACTCCTCTATATCTATTCCGCTCACTCGTGAAACCACCCTCCGTCAATCCATTGACCAGACACCTCAACCTAAACGTCAACAATCCTACTCCGCGGAACCGCCTCGACTACCAACATCATCCACCCGACCGCTTTCGCCCTCGCTCCTTCCTCATGCTCGGATTACTATTCCCAGCAGTACAGTCTTCCCCAACGCCTCCGGCCGTGAAGTCCTCTGTTTCATCGTGGAGATAACTTTACGCCCTCCCAATGCCCAGCCTATAACATGGAACGTGGCCAAATTGTTTACAGCCTTTATTGACCTAGACGCCAAGATCAAAGTCACAGCGAACAGGAGTCGAAAGGAATGGAAACAGATTGTAACCCCCTTACCGGAGAGCAAGTCTTGGAAAGATTTTGCGCCTAGCAAGATTGATCAGCGCAAAACGGCTTTGGAGGCGTATTTGCAAAGTCTATTGGTAGCACCCATTAGCGACAAGTCGGACTTGTGTCATTTTTTGAGCACCGACCCTGTacaggcaaagaagaatgatgcgaggaaagaagggtatttgacgaagaaagggaagaactttggaggatggaagacgAGGTATTTTGTGTTGGATGGGCCGGTCATGAAGTATTACGAGTCT CGAGGAGGAAATCATCTAGGCTCCATTGTCATCACTAACGCCCAAATCGGTCGTCAAAACCGCCCAGTTGACTCATCAGATGAACGACATCTCCGCCACGCCTTCCTCATTATTGAAGCAGGTAAAAAAGGAACCTCGCACCGACACATTTTGTGTGCAGAGAGCGATATGGAAAGGGATCGATGGGTTGATATCTTGGTGAAGCATGTGGACCCCAAGGCCATGTCCTCAACTCAACCTGTTCCTACAGCAACAGCGTCTGCCCCCACCTCTGCTTTGGCACTCGACGTCGCTCCTGCCCCAATTCCTGCGTCACAACCCTCTGCAGTACCAGCTACTACTACTGCAACAACTCAAAATCAGGCCATATCAGGTTTGAGACGCAAACCCAGTCAATTGCTAAAACAGGGCAAAGACGTAATCGTCACTTCTTCCCGGCCCCTTTCGAGTATGTCAAAGGATTCCAAATTTAGTGATGCGCCTTCGCCTAGTATATATAATAACATGGAAAGTCAACTACCCGCGCAAAGCCAGTCATCTGTGGCATACTCTGCCACTCAGTCGTTCACTCCACAGGTTGTACAATCCCCAATTGAAGAAAGCGTCTCCTCCCAACAATTGCCGTCCCGCAAACCGTCTGGACCCGTGCAGAATCACAGACAACCATGGGGAAGTGATTCCAGCGTCGTGCAGGGtatctccccttcctccgaAGCTCCGCCTCAATTCTCCGAACCTGCATCTCGCGCTAACAAACGCCAAAGCATCATGCCTGGCCGACCATCCGTTTCCCTGCCCCCTCACAACTTTTTGAACACCCCATCAACTCTTAGCCTTGGAGTCACTAGCCCCATAgtagagaaggagagggacaGGAAAGCTAAGAGCCGTGGATTCTGGGGGTTTGGCAGGTCAACAGAAAAAGCTATAAAGCCCGTCTTCGGCGTACCCCTCACCGACTCAATCGCCGTAGCAAACGTTGCCGGTCTACCTGCGATTGTGTTTAGATGTATTGAATACCTtgaagcgaagaaggcggaagatgaggaaggtaTTTACCGTCTTAGCGGGAGCTCGGCGGTCATCAAGGGTTTGAAGGAAAAATTTGACGACCAGGGCGATATCAAGCTCCTTGTAGCAGATGAACACTGGGATCCACATGCCATTGCGGGGTTGTTGAAGACGTTTTTAAGGGATCTTCCAACCAGTTTGTTGACGAGGGAGCTCCATGGGCGATTCTTGGCTGTAATGG ACTTTGTTGAGCCCTCAGAACGTATCGCCGAGCTGGCTCATCTGGTCTCCGAACTGCCATTGCCCAATTACGCCCTTCTCCGCGCTCTTGTTGCgcacctcatcctcattgtTCAGAATTCTGCTCTTAATAAGATGACCCTACGCAACATCGGCATCGTTTTCTCTCCAACTCTCGGTATTCCAGCCGGTATCTTCTCAGAAATGATCACCCACTTTGGATCAAtctttgatgatgaagttgaGACGTTCAACACTagagcagaagaggataCCGGGCCGGGATCGGCACAGTTCGAACATGCGGATGAGACAgtaaagaggaaaagaagcagTTTATCGTGTCAGGCCGGAGAAGTAGACGCAATGCTCGGACTGAGTGGAAGTCATTTGAAAACTA GCAACGAAGATTCTCGATCTGTCTCATCATCAGATGACCTTGCCAGCGAATATCATTCCTCTGACATCAACCACTCTACTACTTCTTCTATCCCTGTGGCGGGATACCAAGGGAGAGCGCCGATCCAAAGCCGAGGTTAG
- a CDS encoding nuclear protein — protein MHPPQKKLKRRVPDTHRQRVSVSCDRCKVRKIRCIRISGENDPCAACAQLSLDCESTLPRKQRVYASYDQLQLRYRALDTLIKRLYPGENVESVDDICELARKQGIDLSGFEDEGEDLDPLPKPSDRGSSGTTSASKEGNNLSNSVQNLRIPEGGLIPAPRGGYHYVGPASSYQFANTIRHLVKKSSAYNLAFDRVGYRRQQRANEFTSSDRTTALEARIPGHPVMVGEDGDSPMSEGIGSCTSDVGPVSSPQDRTTPRSIPHSITRRAIDIMPSRQLADKLVLAFFDRVHLNFNLFHRGSFQVRYESIWSSRSEAGLEDLEPGWLCVLCMVFVLGAQALERDGLREATVIQSRYLAIVIREGMQRLVLTATQSNVQALALLSLYQHNAGERNTAWMLMGHAAHMAVALGMQRDGENSNFDFIERNTRRIIWWTLYLFEQNLSFILGRPSVTSTVYVSASLPDEAVKDGADSPPGYLEQAIKLGDISTKIKRFVAAISSDFDKPDRLAATTDMANQLDELLLQWDQSLPPHLGYTAQFATAKHRRTVRLLHATYNHLRSVLGRPYLLCKINHDLDNSQSPLPVNSTSGLTSAIIALSQTSLSAARSCMEALLSLASAASLEGEVWYDYYYVHHASLILSLPFLVDFNDQHVASDRAIISATLNLAQKSRLAPTYRILINVSIQFAKIVGIGPDDDPSRPASPRLGASSIRPDSFPSGKSMVFPEGSTGGSNQTDWNLGPSSVTTETSSNNRSFGSRANYPTSDISHEAGLGTCSSIVQSPTHLPYHTNPAASDPWSLLPMLNSTPSSQPLSLEQLLGMQPSTLFSDNAAQQPVADLGFSDMYNFGFGLPPQNDGVGPYWPGGVSEEGGSGGLGEMPWDFFGGGDWDGGGNEAGREGE, from the coding sequence ATGCATCCACCCCAAAAGAAACTCAAGCGACGCGTACCCGACACCCACCGTCAGAGAGTATCGGTATCATGCGATCGGTGCAAGGTCCGCAAAATCCGTTGCATTCGCATCTCAGGCGAGAACGACCCTTGCGCAGCATGCGCACAGCTCAGTCTCGATTGCGAGTCAACTTTACCTCGGAAACAAAGGGTCTACGCTAGCTACGACCAGCTGCAATTGAGATATCGTGCACTCGACACCTTGATCAAGCGACTGTACCCCGGCGAAAATGTCGAGAGCGTCGACGATATATGCGAACTGGCGCGGAAACAGGGGATCGATTTGTCGGGGTTTGAAGACGAAGGGGAGGATCTGGATCCATTACCGAAACCGAGCGATAGGGGAAGCTCGGGTACAACTTCTGCTTCCAAAGAAGGTAACAACTTGTCCAACTCGGTGCAAAACCTACGCATACCAGAAGGAGGGCTCATCCCAGCACCTCGAGGCGGATACCACTACGTGGGTCCGGCAAGCTCGTACCAGTTTGCAAATACGATACGACACCTAGTCAAGAAGTCGAGTGCGTACAACCTTGCATTCGATCGCGTGGGGTACAGACGACAACAGCGGGCAAACGAATTCACCTCGTCAGATCGGACCACAGCTCTCGAAGCGCGAATACCAGGACATCCTGTGATGGTCGGAGAAGACGGGGACTCCCCCATGAGCGAAGGTATAGGATCATGTACTTCTGATGTGGGTCCTGTATCATCTCCTCAGGACCGGACAACCCCCAGAAGCATACCGCACTCCATCACCCGTCGGGCAATAGACATCATGCCTTCTCGTCAGCTGGCAGACAAACTTGTTCTCGCTTTTTTTGACCGGGTGCATTTGAacttcaatctctttcATCGAGGAAGTTTCCAGGTTCGCTACGAATCGATATGGTCGTCCAGGAGCGAAGCCGGCTTAGAAGATCTTGAGCCTGGATGGCTGTGCGTCTTGTGTATGGTGTTTGTATTGGGCGCTCAAGCCCTGGAACGAGACGGCTTGCGGGAAGCTACAGTCATCCAAAGTCGGTATCTCGCCATTGTCATCCGCGAAGGGATGCAGCGACTCGTCCTCACGGCGACACAATCAAACGTACAGGCCCTAGCTTTGCTCAGTCTGTATCAACATAATGCCGGCGAACGCAACACTGCCTGGATGCTGATGGGACACGCCGCTCATATGGCTGTTGCCCTAGGCATGCAGCGGGATGGCGAAAATTCAAACTTCGACTTTATCGAGCGCAATACTCGGCGGATCATATGGTGGACACTGTATCTCTTTGAGCAGAACTTGAGCTTTATACTCGGTCGGCCGAGTGTGACGTCGACTGTGTACGTCAGTGCGAGTTTGCCAGACGAGGCGGTCAAGGATGGCGCAGATTCCCCACCGGGCTACTTGGAACAGGCAATCAAGCTAGGCGACATTTCAACCAAGATCAAACGTTTCGTTGCTGCCatttcttccgactttgaCAAGCCTGACAGGTTGGCTGCGACTACCGACATGGCAAACCAATTAGATGAACTGCTGCTTCAATGGGACCAGTCACTCCCCCCGCATCTGGGATATACAGCGCAGTTTGCAACGGCGAAACATCGTCGGACGgttcgtcttcttcatgcgACATACAATCACCTGCGATCTGTGCTAGGCCGACCGTATTTACTTTGCAAAATCAATCACGATCTTGATAATTCCCAATCGCCCCTTCCTGTTAACTCAACATCAGGTCTAACAAGTGCAATTATCGCATTGTCGCAAACATCCCTGTCCGCTGCGAGGAGCTGCATGGAAGCGCTACTCTCCTTGGCGAGCGCCGCCTCGCTCGAAGGAGAGGTCTGGTACGATTACTACTACGTCCATCATGCTTCTCTTATCCTGTCCCTGCCCTTCCTAGTCGATTTCAACGATCAACACGTCGCTTCGGATCGAGCCATTATATCGGCGACATTGAACCTTGCTCAAAAGAGCCGCTTGGCCCCTACGTACCGTATTCTAATCAACGTGTCGATCCAATTTGCCAAAATTGTTGGTATAGGACCAGATGACGACCCAAGCAGACCAGCTTCCCCTCGACTCGGTGCAAGCTCAATCCGCCCAGATTCATTCCCATCCGGGAAGTCGATGGTATTCCCCGAGGGATCCACCGGTGGCAGCAACCAAACCGATTGGAACCTAGGGCCCAGCTCGGTCACCACAGAGACTTCCAGTAACAACCGCTCGTTCGGCTCTCGAGCGAATTATCCCACGTCGGACATATCGCACGAAGCCGGTCTTGGTACATGTTCATCGATTGTACAATCTCCGACTCACCTCCCCTACCACACGAATCCGGCGGCGTCAGACCCGTGGTCATTACTACCCATGCTCAATTCgactccttcctctcagcCGCTCTCGCTCGAACAGCTCTTGGGCATGCAACCGTCGACCCTCTTCAGCGACAATGCAGCTCAGCAGCCTGTCGCAGACCTTGGCTTCTCGGATATGTACAACTTCGGTTTCGGGCTGCCGCCACAGAACGATGGGGTGGGCCCTTACTGGCCAGGCGGCGTGAGTGAAGAGGGCGGAAGCGGAGGCTTGGGTGAGATGCCTTGGGATTTCTTCGGGGGAGGAGATTGGGACGGGGGTGGAAATGAAGCTGGACGAGAAGGGGAATGA